The following is a genomic window from Acipenser ruthenus chromosome 19, fAciRut3.2 maternal haplotype, whole genome shotgun sequence.
AAACAACAAAAATCCTAAGTCAAATTACAGCAGGGACCGAAAAAATGATGTTTTGCAAGATGATAATCAGAGAGAGTCATTTGTACAATTGCTGTTCCATTTATAAAAGTCGGTCTACCTGAAACTTTTAAAATTAGACTTGAAATAGCATTGGACATTGGACCCAAACGGATTAGGACAACACTGGGTACTTCTGAATATTCAGGTCTATGTTCCTGTACTATTTATATGAATGCTGTGTTAAATTACTGTGACTTTTTTGCTGGCTTCCACTGGAaccatacattaaaaaatatatcatgtGTGTACACTACTGAAATCAATATTTTATTCCAGCCTCTTTGTAGGACTTCCATTTTGTCTTCCGATCATGACCCAGTTATTGTGAAATGTATATTATTGAACTATCAGTGCGTCTCAActttcaattaaatgaaatgtCCTAATATATTACAAACTAAAGTGTAACAGCCTCCTTGCGGTCATTAAGCCCCTTACACAGACTGGAGTCTCATTACAGAGTGTTTTGGGGTTGGGTCTGGCTGAGGTGAGTTTTCTGTTCTTGAAATTCTTTAACTTTAGGTTAAATAGTCTCCTGCTATGAATCAATTCAAAGAATTCTCAGTGGGACTAACAGGTTCCTTCCAGTTCAGTGTCTCAAGCGTCCTGGGGATTCCAGCGATCTTGGATACAGGGAATTTGTACAGTGCTGTACCTATGAAGTCAGTAACTTGGGCAGTCTGGAAATCTTTATTCGCACTGATGCAAGAAGCTGGCCAATTTATACAACTCCAAAGAGGTTTTCAGCTGAAGTAATAATCAGCGGGTCTCAGCACTTTACAAAGCCCCTAACCTTCCTCCCCACAACCTACCTCACCCCAGCAATAAGAGTCACCAGAAGGGCGGTTTACACTGCTGCTGCTCCCTTCAAAACAATCTGCAAAGTAAACAGCTGCCACGCTCGCATGCACAGCACTAAACCAACACTTAATAATCATGTGGGTTTATCTCATTTTAATTATCCATTGTTCTCAGTGGAGGCATTGATTGACACCTTCTGCTGTTCCACCTAGATAGTCCAGACAGTGCTAGGAAGCCCTGCTTAATCTGTGACAATAAACAGAGAAACGTAATGGTTCTTCTTGCTGTTACATCAATACTGGATGTTCATTATTAAAATCACCCAAGTTTCTGAGATTTCAATGTAAAAGATAACTTGTtcttaacaggttttttttttttttttacctggttaaataaaggaattgattgattgattctatCCTTCTTCCTGATTTTCCTATACCGTGCTCATTACTGACTTAAAAATACATGCAAACTCTTATTGGTATTTACCATCCATTACTTAatacttttatatatttaaacatgtttgcAGAAATATTGCAGTGCAATATACCAGTGAGTGATTCTCATTAGTATGTCGATATGTATAAATACACTAAATGAACTGTTCATGTCTTACAGTTTCGTTTTTAATAGAAGTGGAACTGTGGTGTGTTCAGTACGCTGGTTGGCAGTACGGAGTTGCTATTGTAGGGGTTTATTTGACCTCTGGAAGAAAAACAGCTGACCATATTACTTATTGAAGCAAGATAATCCTGTCTCCCACCGCATCCCCGATTGCAATTGCTCTACCAAGACTAATCGAAAACTGAACTCAATTTGTGTCTGTCTCCTAAgagtgtattattttttaattaggttaAGGCATCGGTTTCAACAGCATAGCTTTGAGATTTGCGGATTATTTACACAGGGTAATCTCACTGTTGAAAGGAGGTTTATATCTCAGGGCTGCTGTCCAGACCACAGATTACCTTGTgataaataaaatcattattgTAGATCACTGGCAAACAAATTAAATAGCAGCACCGTACAAAAACACAGGGCCCAAATTAACAAAGTAAGAGAGTAAAgaataatcataaaaaaatagCAGAACAAAGCCACAAGGAACCTCAATTAATGATACATAGAACCTGTATTTGTATCTGATCAAGACCTAGAGGTAGAAACATCATTGTCTTGTGTTCTAAAGCTGAAATGATCACATACCTGTATTTTGTGAATGTATCCGTTGTTTTTGACTACACACCTCATCATTGTTGATGAGCGCTACACCTTTTTGTGAttgtgaagtttaaaaaaaaacaaaaaaaaactaccgcccctgtttttgttatttttttattaaggatTTAATATTAAAGGTCCAAACCTAGTACCACTAGCGCACCAGTTTGTCTCCCTTTTACTAGTTTTGTGGTTTTGATGGTTCCAATGCACAACTCTGTGCGGTAGAAATGCATTCATCATCGGAGACCTATTTCAGGGAGGCGAGGAGGAGGGTGACGCAGGCTCTGGCCCCCTTCTGAGACAGTGTCCTTCAGCAGATGAGCCCAGGAGGCCAATGACCTGCTAATCCCTTTAGCCATGGCTATTGGTATAAGAGGCACACAGGCCAGACAGAGCTCAAAGCAACCCTAGGTTAGAGAGACAAGCCACTGCCCTCGAGAGCTGTGTAGGGCTCTCGCCTGTGACTGGTGAATGGTTCCCACCTCATAAGCGGTAAGAAACAGCAGGGTGTTCATTGAGACTGTTACAATGGGGTGGTTGATGGGTGAGGAtgaatgtgtatatgtatgtctTGTCTAagttggggggtggggtggttaACGGAGGAAGGAGGGTCTATGCTACAAGGGTTGCTTAACAGAAAATGGGAGTGGTTTTGACTTCTTCAGAGTTCAGGAAAATAAGTGACTGGACTGACAATAAGAAAGACTCTGCTGTGTCAAGAACCTTTGCGTCTCGCAAAATATATCTATTGTGAGTGACTTATTGAGCAAAAAGGACAAGCAAAGGTTTACCGCTGGTGAGATAAGATGGATCCATACTtgtttatatttagtttttttgttgttttctaaaTCCCATGGCTTTAAACCAGGGGGTGCAAATTACAGTTTCCTGACATGGATCTCTATGGTATATACGCTGAGGCCACCTGCTGGGCAACCCTGGTGACATGCCTAGTGTAGTTCTCTATAATGTGTTAATTTCTCATGCTGGATTAAATTTGatggctctcagatcaccagtaccTAGTTGTCTGCACTCTATTGAATTTGATGGCTCGCACATCCCCAGAGTTATCTATACTGAAATGAATTTTCCGACTCCCAGTACTGTTGTCTAAGCTGTATTACCTCCTCTGGCtttcagatccccagtactgaatTCTCTGGGTTTCTCCTTGAGGCCCAGTAAAGTAGTCTAATGCTCTaagtgattggggggggggggggggggggtcgggtaGTGTTCAGTAACTGGAAGGCTGGTGGTTAATTTGGATACAGCAGTTTGTAATTGGATTGGAGCTGCAGAGACCCTGCACTACAGGAGTTATGTGGCCCAGGTTAGTGCAGTGATGGGCGTAGCATCCTGATTACTGTGCGAGTCAGCATCCCGTGGATGTCTAAGCTGATTCAGAACGGTCCTTTTTGATGCATCAGCGCATCTTCCTACCTATTATTAATAGTGAGAGACTGCGACCGCCAGAGCTACATACATGAGgtaagcctaataataataataataataataataataataataataataatctattctAGAAACTAATGGTTTTTGGATTTGCATTTCATTCTCAATTTCTTGATCTGTGTAAACCAGTGTTATTTAGCTTTGAATAAGTGTAATGATTTCATTCCAAGAGCAGCCTATAGATCAAATCAAGTGATGTTGGGCACagttcacaaagctttagctTTTGAGTTTGAAATAACTATGTAATGTTtgatctgtatatatatatatatatatatatatatatatatatatatatatatatatatatatatatatagatagatagacagatagatagatagatagatagatagatagatagatagatagatagatagatactaaACTGTTCTCAATTGCTGTGGGCATCTTAAACACCAGCCTGGAAAAAGTGTAATgactaaaacattttatttaacccATTAAGACTAACTCGGGGCTGAAGCCTTGTTAATACGCACCGTTGTGTTTGAAGCATGTGGAATAGTTGTTCTTCCTCTGGTGATTCACTTGAATCTGCGTCTTTTTGTCTTAAATTTTATGTCACTCCTCGGAAATGCTTTTGGGAGTCGTGCAAATTTGCAgtcattgttatttattgttaGTTATCATTTTATTTCCTTATGAAACGGTTTCCTGAACAGTTCAGTCACACTGCGCTGCTtcaaactaaagaaataaatacataaaaaatacaataatggtgcacggtgggcctgcagtgtgaaaaagaagcggtcggctgacggcacacgtttcggaggacagtgtgtgttcgtcttcgccgctccccaGTCaccacaggggtggtagcggtgagctgagcttaaaaataattggacattctaaattgggacaaagtgctaaaaaataaataaataaattggcgaccactaaatttgtgtaaaaaaaaaataatccaataATGATCTTTGGAATTGTTTAGAAAAATAACATTGCTTTTGAGCATTTGAGCACATTTACCCCAGGGTTCAACATTCTGTTGTGGGCCTTTGGACtccccccaaaccccaaacccacTCTCATATTGGTCTATGCATTTCAATGAGATTTAAACCATATTGTTTGCTCAGCATATTCCAGAGTGCCCTTGCTCTAATGGGATTGGAGTTTAGCCCTGCTCAGTGGTAATGTTAAGGAGTCTAACTAAATCAAGCAAGGCTATTGGAGAGGATTAGAGGAATTCAGGTCATCAGCATGGAAGTCACACCACTAGAGAATTATCAgtccccaattattattattattattactagtattattattttaatcgtTTTATTTACTCTATAATATTTCCATCAGCATCATCCTTTGAGTTTGAGTGACTATCAGACCCTAAAGGTTGGTGAAGGGAAGTTGTTTTCTGGAAGTATTTGAACAATGTCGTTTTTTGAAAAACTAATTCCGATTACCAGTGagaaataatacacattttttataaatattataatttgATAAGATATTCCaatttaaacagtttttaaacaagattcaaattcattttcaaagcgtttaacTCTCTACTATACAAGCACCGAACATTGAAGGCACAGAACAATCATCCTAAATTCAGTGAATCATTTCAATACACGGAAACCATCCTCCGTGTGTCAGTGCTGTGAAGAGCTCTAGTTTCTAAATCGTCTTTGTATTTGAATAATTGAAACAACAAATCAAGGAATCTGATAATAACTTCATGCAGTAAATTTGCATTGACACCAGGTTTAGAGGTCTTCTCTTCTCAACAACATCTTTTACTTTAATGTTCAAAGAGTCGAAGGGCCACACTTACACCTAAAAGCCCTCTAACACCGTTCAAGAGTACTAGTTGACTTTCAGCCCAGAGGGAAGCAAGTCTGGTCTCTATTCACCAACACAGCTCCAAGAAGCTTCTAAACTCAAGTAATAGCCAGACAATTCTGAAGATCCGAAAGGGGTGTTGTGACGGATCATTCCATGGTTTTGATAAATGTTTAATACCACCCATCTCTGCCCCCAACCTCTATTTCAATCTCTTTTTCCAGTTCCTTCCATCAGAAGAGACAACAACAGTTTTTCAGAAACAACAGCATCTTCAAAACGACCACAGAACGCAACTGAATAACAACCTTGAGTGACCCCACAGCGACCTTTACTCCCAGCCATGAACCTGGAGCTCCCCAAATCCGATGTCAAGTCGGCCACAAGAGTGACCGGCGGCCCCGCCACCCCCCGCAAGGGACCCCCCAAATTCAAACAGAGGCAGACCCGCCAGTTCAAAAGCAAGCCACCGAAGAAAGGAATACAGGGGTATGTGTGCGGTCTGCCGTTTAAAACACTCAGACCTTTTCTggcattttacacattttttacagacagaaatgcactatTGAGATTCATCTGCACTGTAaagtgtttgattttcataaccttttgTACCAGTATTTTTTCAGTGGTAGTATTTCACTCCATATAAACATTCCACAGTATGAATGAATGGCTACTTCATATGCATTTCGAATAACACTTCACTTCAGATTTAAGTGTAATTGCATTGCAATGTGCTGCCCGTGGTACATTAGATGTATGTGATTGTGCTATTGTTTCTCAATGTGTTTCCCTGTAAGTGAATTGTAATGAACAAGCTAGAAGAGTCCTATTCTCACCAAGACAAAGAGAGAATTCGGTGTTACTACTATACATTGTATTCTGCCTTTTTGAAATCCCCTTAAAGGGGGGTGTGGTGCAGAACAGAGATAATAGAAATAATACATCAACTAACAGAATGATACAGAGGGGAAAAAACTACATATGATGTGACAAAGCAAAGCAAATTATGGAAGTAAGTCtctgttgtctgttttttttcaggtttgGTGATGACATCCCTGGGATGGAAGGGTTAGGCACAGGTGAGTTACAGTTATCATATATTTATAGTGGAAAGTTTACCATGGGTTTTGGAAATTCCCATGTTTAGGTGTATTACTGAAATGACCCTCCTAATAGGAGTGAGTTACAACATACAGCTACAAGGGAGGAACAATGTATTTAACATCTGGCTCCTTCAGTGGCTCAttgatgacagaaaaaaaaagatctagaTCCTGAGATcttttatcttgtgatctcgataTAACGGTTTGAAATGTCAGGATGATGAGATCATCTCGACATAGCACatttctgtttaatttttttccatTGTCCTTGAGGTGCCAGCAtaggctcctgatcatttaaatactaTTCTTAATTGACGGTAGTTCTGAAACCTGGAACTGGGTGCTGAGCTACTGTTCCAAGCCATTGCGGTTACTTGACACATACCACATGTTTTATACATTGTTCTAGAACTGATTTAACCCGTTTGAGCACAGGGTCAAATTCTGACCCACTATTTGTTCACTTTGTAGACATCACTGTCATCTGCCCCTGGGAGGCCTTCAATCACCTGGAGCTGCACGAACTGGCCCAGTACGGTATCATCTGAGACCTCCGGCTGTCCCACAATCCACTGGGAATTGCAAACACTCCATCATGGTTCTCTTTGGGACCGGATGGGGAAAAGAAATGCAAAAGGaataagaacaacaacaacaaaaatgggcaaaaaaaaatctgtaaaaaagaaaattctaacaaaaaaaaaaaatctataatgtAATGACTTTTCACCACTTTCTTTATCCTGCTGCAGTCAAAGATTATAAAATGAACTGTTGACGTTTAGAATCCTCAGAGCTCTTGTGCACACTATTCTGCAAACGCTGAAACTTTCTGCTACCTTTCTGTCCTTTCTGCAGTTTTATTTCTGTCTCTTTTTCCTGTCTCTTTTTTCTGTTGAAACGAAACATGAAACTTACACAAGCAAATCCGCCTCGAATGAGTAAATAATGAAACACACCCGTGAAGCGTAACCACAAGTGATTCACTAGCCGCCCCTGTTTTCAGCAACACCAGAAAACACTCTGTAGTAGAGATGGAACCGAGGTCTGGGACATTTACTGAGCAAAGTGACAAGAGCTGGACTCAATCCCTACTGTATCTTCCCtaaatgttcctttttttctatccatttctctcctttctctttaattattgtgttcttttttctttttaattaaggAAACACTCAGGGATTACTGCTTTTTTGTGTTGACTGTTGCTAAGGGCAATTGTCACAGTAGAACCCCCCTGCTCTAGTCTCTGGCCTGTCTTCTTAGTCTTTGGAATAAAGCAGCTTTCTTACTCTGCCTTACTTGTACTGTCGCACACTTCAAGGGGCGTTATATGTACCCAATACATACAATACAGCATGTTGGTGTTGCAgattctttttatttaacatcttaaTGCATGTTTTGGTGTTATTGCACGCTTTTTTTCATTGCCTCTTTATACCTCATTGCATGTTTCCATCCCATTGCACGCTGCATTGCATGTTTCATTTAGATCTTTCTGCATGTTTCCATTTAATTTTAGCGCATATCTCATTTCTTAATGCACGTTTGTGCATGTTGCACTCTCACTGAGTGGCATTGCTCTGTCAATTACACCTCTTTGCATGCATTGTGTTTGCTGTAAAACATCAATCATTTGTGTGAAATCTCTTCCTAGTTGCACCCCTCTCTCTCCCATTATATctatattaattacagtaagatATTAGTCCTGTACTAAGCTCCTCTGTAACTGTTGGTTAAAACTTTCCTAAACTTTGCAAAAACAAGGCACTGATTTGCACTATTTTCTTTCTGCTTCCCACCAccctctttttcttatttatatatatatatatatatatatatatatatatatatatatatatataaataatataaagtattatatataatattattatttaatataatatatatcattatttttactcTTGATTTCTTTCAATTTCAGAATCTTTTCTTTCCTTTCCCATTCCTCCTCTATGATCTATAATAGCAGTTCTGGCAAGCTGCAGTAGTGATTTCTGTTCCAGATGTGTTCTTGTGTTTAATCGTTATGACTGGAGGCGTGCTGGGAGGTTAGTAACAGCGACCTTTCAGCAGTGCCACACAGAGTTTATGAAAaggaaaatgttatatttttatgCCATCAGCAATTACAGTGAATGTCCCCTCTacagaataacatttaaaaaaaataataaaaagcttgATAAAAATTGAACAAAATTGTGCGTTGTTGTCTTTTTTGTATAGATAAAATAAAGAGGCGTTAATAACTTAGAAAATACAAACTACTAATACTAACTACTACTAATGCATTTGGTACATGTGTGCCTTATTATACCTGGTAATTCCCCTAAAGTTCCACTGGGAGGAGCTCCATATACCACATCAAGAGCAGCTGTTAGCTTCTAACTACTGTACTTGAAATACATGCAAATAAAGTTTTCATATGGAATGAAACATGGGATGACATCACAGTTTACATTTCTTATTATAATAGTGTGTAACAGGGCTGTCCAATCACggccctggagggccattccactccaggcttaacaggtaaaatgatataatgacCACTGCTGTATAACTTTATTTATGTAATACATAACATACATTCAGTAAACATAAAGACATATGCAGCACAGTATTTATTAACAAATCAACCAAAAGCTTCAGTTCCATTACCTTTCaccatataaataaatatagtaaaaaaaatgtatctagtTATAGTTAGTGACGACGTGACCTGAACACACAGCAGAATTGTAAATGAGATACTTTGCTTTTTCTTTGGTTCATAATTGGTTATCTTTATCAAATTATCCTCACAAGATGGTACTGTTTCGAAAGACGTTAGGGGAGACATTTCAAAACTCCAAATACAAAGTTGCAACCTAAATCAGCTTCCAACTTCACACATCACAAGAGCAAAAGAATCTGTAAACCCAATATTCTCTCATCTTGAGGCTGGTAAcatgtctccctctagtggctaaACACTGGTAACATGTCTCACTCTAGTGGCTAAACACTATACATGCTGTTTAGGTCAGAAATCTAAGAATCTAAGAATCCCAGAATG
Proteins encoded in this region:
- the LOC117424442 gene encoding retinal rod rhodopsin-sensitive cGMP 3',5'-cyclic phosphodiesterase subunit gamma-like, whose amino-acid sequence is MNLELPKSDVKSATRVTGGPATPRKGPPKFKQRQTRQFKSKPPKKGIQGFGDDIPGMEGLGTDITVICPWEAFNHLELHELAQYGII